Proteins from a single region of Streptomyces griseiscabiei:
- a CDS encoding LacI family DNA-binding transcriptional regulator → MPSRTPAVPPGPDAPPTIADVAREADVSKTTASDALRGHGRVSEPTRRAVLAAAERLGYAPNRSARSLRTSVTETIALHIPEFLTGAEYYMAFVFGVAEQAARAGLNVTLLSSGHLPHRRGAVPQVDGIVLCDPVAEDPVVEQLMNSGLPVVTAERYVGRRQPTGVIWSDHDTAMTALLDHLYEAGARCPAFVAPDITSDWSLTLQRTHARWCGERGLPVLVSRAPFGPPPDVLRGVVRELLARTPGIDAIVCAADGAAAVVLPELRAGGRTVGEDLLLASCVDSSAMRTAEPPITAVDLRPRTMGVECARLLCEILAGETPRGTVRVLPIEMHMRASTRA, encoded by the coding sequence ATGCCGTCTAGGACGCCGGCCGTGCCCCCCGGCCCCGACGCCCCGCCGACCATCGCCGACGTGGCACGCGAGGCGGACGTCTCCAAGACGACGGCGTCGGACGCGCTGCGCGGGCACGGCCGGGTGTCGGAGCCGACACGACGGGCGGTCCTGGCGGCGGCCGAGCGGCTGGGGTACGCGCCCAACCGCAGCGCCCGCAGTCTGCGCACCTCGGTCACCGAGACCATCGCGCTGCACATCCCGGAGTTCCTGACCGGCGCCGAGTACTACATGGCGTTCGTGTTCGGCGTCGCCGAACAGGCGGCCCGCGCCGGGCTGAACGTCACGCTGCTCTCCTCCGGGCACCTCCCGCACCGGCGGGGCGCGGTCCCCCAGGTGGACGGCATCGTGCTGTGCGATCCGGTGGCGGAGGACCCCGTGGTCGAGCAGTTGATGAACAGCGGACTGCCGGTCGTCACGGCCGAGAGGTACGTCGGCCGGCGGCAGCCGACCGGGGTGATCTGGTCCGACCACGACACGGCGATGACCGCACTGCTGGACCATCTGTACGAGGCCGGGGCCCGGTGTCCGGCGTTCGTCGCCCCCGACATCACCTCGGACTGGTCCCTCACCCTCCAGCGGACCCATGCCCGCTGGTGCGGTGAGCGCGGTCTGCCCGTGCTCGTCAGCAGGGCGCCGTTCGGCCCCCCGCCCGACGTACTGCGGGGCGTCGTACGGGAGTTGCTGGCCAGGACGCCCGGGATCGACGCGATCGTGTGCGCGGCGGACGGGGCGGCCGCCGTCGTTCTGCCCGAACTGCGGGCCGGCGGACGGACGGTGGGCGAGGATCTCCTGCTCGCCTCCTGCGTCGACAGCTCCGCCATGCGCACGGCGGAGCCCCCGATCACCGCGGTGGACCTGCGACCGCGGACCATGGGCGTCGAATGCGCCCGGCTGCTCTGCGAGATCCTCGCCGGCGAGACGCCGCGCGGGACCGTACGCGTCCTTCCCATCGAGATGCACATGCGGGCCTCCACGCGCGCGTAG
- a CDS encoding aminotransferase: protein MSHPQRFPSVDEAELTALLATRFGVRGTLKDLGSQQDRNYRVRTDAGDHVLKLANPATDPAGLDAQTAAVEHLAALLPGVRLPRARAGVDGAAVQWLTVGGVELACRLLDFVPGEPIMDSRYLAPRVVARLGELAGRIAVGLADFERAGSAVDGPGPDPTRMWDLRNAPAVIEDLAPRLSDQVRAQRVLRAARAAYGLVEPYAAVLPTQVVHGDVTDNNVVCETAPDGRPMPVGVIDFGDLGLGWTVAELAVTCTSVLHHHGTGPASVLPAVRAFDAVRPLTDEEVAVVWPLIVLRSAVMVVSGQYDTVLDPDNRYASAALDREWAMFEAAVSVPAQVMTALFRHALGRPVTLTGETGETGVPTASRLLPALPDEVDVLDLSTTGDELHSGRWLEPGIERTLAVEALAAGRVAVRTRHGEYRLTRASVDGADFAETCALGVDLYVTGPSAVHAPWDGTVVRNPDGTLTLSRGDGPDLVLDGVDVDVDVESLPGRVRAGKPLGTVAGRDGVHVLGVRLCALPGERPPRFAAPELADGWLALCPDPTALLLGEGARAGRGETPGDEGRGAEPAVADEELLERRENSFATVQEHYFAEPPRVERGWRHHLVDTRGRVHLDMLNNVTVLGHGHPALSDAVHRQWRRLNTNSRFHYASVVELSERLTATLPAELDTVFLVNSGSEAVDLALRLAWATTGRQDVVAVEEAYHGWTYASDAVSTSIADNPGALDSRPSWVHTVAAPNSYRGRHRGEEAHRYGPEAAERIAGLAARGTPPAAFLCEPFYGNAGGMPLPDGYLRQVYAATRAVGGLCLADEVQVGYGRLGTHFWGFEQQGVVPDVVTVAKAMGNGHPLGAVITRREIAEAYRTQGYFFSSAGGSPVSSVVGLAVLDALRDEDLQANARDVGGYLKDRLLELAARHPLIGAVHGSGLYLGVEFVRDRTTLEPATEETAAICERLRELGVIMQPTSDRQCVLKIKPPLCLPRDGADLFVAALDDVLTHGW, encoded by the coding sequence ATGAGTCATCCCCAGCGCTTTCCCTCGGTCGACGAGGCCGAGCTGACGGCCCTGCTCGCCACCCGGTTCGGTGTGCGCGGCACGCTCAAGGACCTGGGCAGCCAGCAGGACCGCAACTACCGGGTCCGCACGGACGCGGGCGACCATGTGCTGAAGCTGGCCAACCCCGCGACCGATCCGGCCGGGCTGGACGCGCAGACCGCGGCGGTCGAGCACTTGGCCGCGCTGCTTCCCGGGGTGCGGCTGCCCCGGGCGCGGGCCGGTGTGGACGGGGCGGCGGTCCAGTGGCTCACCGTCGGTGGCGTCGAACTCGCCTGCCGGCTCCTGGACTTCGTACCGGGCGAACCGATCATGGACAGTCGCTATCTCGCCCCGCGGGTCGTCGCCCGGCTCGGCGAACTCGCCGGGCGGATCGCGGTCGGGCTCGCCGACTTCGAACGGGCCGGATCCGCTGTGGACGGGCCCGGCCCGGACCCCACCCGGATGTGGGACCTGCGCAACGCGCCCGCGGTGATCGAGGACCTGGCCCCGCGACTGTCCGACCAGGTGCGTGCCCAGCGTGTGCTGCGGGCCGCCCGTGCCGCGTACGGGCTGGTGGAGCCGTACGCCGCTGTGCTGCCGACGCAGGTCGTGCACGGCGATGTGACCGACAACAACGTGGTCTGCGAGACGGCTCCCGACGGGCGCCCGATGCCGGTCGGAGTCATCGACTTCGGCGATCTGGGCCTCGGCTGGACCGTGGCGGAGCTGGCGGTGACCTGTACCTCCGTACTCCACCACCACGGAACGGGACCGGCGTCCGTGCTGCCGGCCGTCCGCGCCTTCGACGCGGTGCGTCCGCTCACGGACGAGGAGGTGGCCGTGGTGTGGCCGCTGATCGTCCTGAGGTCGGCCGTCATGGTGGTCAGCGGGCAGTACGACACCGTGCTCGACCCGGACAACCGCTACGCCTCGGCCGCGCTGGACCGCGAGTGGGCGATGTTCGAGGCAGCCGTGTCGGTCCCGGCACAGGTCATGACGGCCCTCTTCCGGCACGCGCTCGGCCGTCCGGTGACGCTGACCGGGGAGACCGGGGAGACCGGGGTGCCGACCGCGAGCCGGCTGCTGCCCGCGCTGCCGGACGAGGTGGATGTCCTCGACCTGTCCACGACCGGCGACGAGCTGCACTCCGGGCGCTGGCTGGAGCCGGGCATCGAACGCACGCTCGCGGTGGAGGCGTTGGCGGCGGGCCGGGTGGCCGTACGGACCCGGCACGGCGAGTACCGGCTGACCCGGGCCTCGGTCGACGGCGCCGACTTCGCCGAGACCTGCGCGCTCGGGGTGGACCTGTACGTCACCGGCCCGTCGGCGGTCCACGCCCCCTGGGACGGGACGGTCGTCCGGAACCCCGACGGCACGCTCACCCTCAGCCGCGGCGACGGACCCGACCTCGTCCTGGACGGTGTCGATGTCGATGTCGATGTCGAGAGCCTGCCCGGTCGCGTCCGGGCCGGGAAGCCGCTCGGCACGGTGGCCGGCCGGGACGGCGTCCATGTGCTGGGCGTCCGGCTCTGCGCGCTCCCCGGCGAGCGTCCGCCACGGTTCGCCGCCCCCGAACTCGCCGACGGCTGGCTCGCGCTGTGCCCCGACCCGACCGCGCTGCTGCTCGGCGAGGGGGCGCGGGCCGGCCGGGGCGAGACCCCGGGCGACGAGGGGCGCGGCGCCGAACCGGCCGTCGCCGACGAGGAGTTGCTGGAGCGCCGGGAGAACTCCTTCGCCACCGTCCAGGAGCACTACTTCGCGGAGCCGCCGCGCGTCGAACGCGGCTGGCGGCACCACCTGGTCGACACCCGGGGCCGCGTCCACCTCGACATGCTCAACAACGTCACCGTCCTCGGCCACGGCCACCCCGCGCTGAGCGACGCCGTGCACCGGCAGTGGCGGCGGCTGAACACCAACTCCCGCTTCCACTACGCCTCGGTGGTCGAACTCTCCGAGCGGCTCACCGCGACGCTGCCCGCCGAACTGGACACCGTGTTCCTGGTGAACAGCGGCTCCGAGGCGGTCGACCTGGCACTGCGGCTCGCGTGGGCGACGACCGGACGACAGGACGTGGTCGCCGTCGAGGAGGCGTACCACGGCTGGACGTACGCGAGCGACGCCGTCTCCACCTCGATCGCCGACAATCCGGGTGCCCTCGACTCCCGCCCGTCGTGGGTGCACACCGTCGCGGCACCCAACTCCTACCGGGGCCGCCACCGGGGAGAAGAGGCCCACCGGTACGGCCCCGAGGCCGCCGAACGGATCGCCGGACTCGCGGCGCGCGGCACCCCGCCGGCCGCCTTCCTCTGCGAGCCCTTCTACGGCAACGCGGGCGGCATGCCCCTGCCCGACGGCTACCTCCGGCAGGTCTACGCGGCCACCCGTGCCGTCGGCGGACTCTGCCTCGCGGACGAGGTGCAGGTCGGCTACGGCCGACTGGGCACCCACTTCTGGGGGTTCGAGCAGCAGGGCGTCGTACCGGACGTGGTGACCGTCGCCAAGGCCATGGGCAACGGGCATCCGCTGGGCGCGGTGATCACCCGCCGGGAGATCGCCGAGGCCTACCGGACCCAGGGCTACTTCTTCTCGTCCGCCGGCGGCAGCCCGGTCAGCTCGGTGGTCGGGCTGGCCGTGCTCGACGCACTGCGCGACGAGGACCTCCAGGCCAACGCCCGTGATGTGGGCGGCTACTTGAAGGACCGGCTCCTCGAACTCGCCGCCCGCCACCCGCTGATCGGCGCGGTGCACGGCTCCGGCCTGTACCTGGGCGTGGAGTTCGTACGCGACCGTACGACGCTGGAACCGGCCACCGAGGAGACGGCCGCGATCTGTGAGCGGCTGCGTGAACTCGGCGTCATCATGCAGCCGACCTCCGACCGGCAGTGCGTGCTGAAGATCAAGCCGCCGCTGTGTCTGCCCCGGGACGGCGCGGATCTGTTCGTCGCCGCCCTCGACGACGTCCTGACACACGGATGGTGA
- a CDS encoding NUDIX hydrolase, with protein sequence MATPDFIRTLRVSAGNQLLWLPGVTALVFDDDGRLLLGRRSDTGKWALIGGIPDPGEQPAACAVREVYEETAVRCVAERIVLVQALEPVRYDNGDICQYMDTTFRCRAVGGEAKVNDDESLDVGWFSLDALPDLNEFALFRIKQAMSDSAAWFDPVV encoded by the coding sequence ATGGCTACCCCTGATTTCATCCGCACACTCCGTGTCTCCGCAGGCAACCAGCTGCTCTGGCTCCCCGGAGTCACCGCCCTCGTCTTCGACGACGACGGCAGACTGCTGCTGGGCCGCCGGTCCGACACCGGGAAGTGGGCGCTGATCGGTGGCATCCCGGACCCGGGGGAGCAGCCGGCGGCCTGTGCCGTGCGGGAGGTGTACGAGGAGACGGCGGTCCGCTGCGTCGCCGAACGCATCGTCCTCGTCCAGGCGTTGGAGCCGGTGCGGTACGACAACGGGGACATCTGCCAGTACATGGACACCACGTTCCGCTGCCGGGCCGTCGGGGGCGAGGCGAAGGTCAACGACGACGAGTCGCTGGACGTCGGCTGGTTCTCGCTGGACGCCCTGCCGGATCTGAACGAGTTCGCGCTGTTCCGGATCAAGCAGGCGATGTCCGACTCGGCCGCCTGGTTCGACCCGGTGGTCTGA
- the lnt gene encoding apolipoprotein N-acyltransferase: protein MTVTATPVDEPEQLEPQATPVSRVSRWVHRLLPAAAAALSGVLLYVSFPPRTLWWLALPAFAVFGWVLRGRSWKAGLGLGYLFGAGFLLPLLVWTGVEVGPGPWLALALIEAVFVALVGAGVAVVSKLPGWPVWAAALWIAGEAARARAPFSGFPWGKIAFGQADGVFLPLAALGGTPVLGFAVVLCGFGLYEVVRLVVANRGGGEAVRRSAAIVAALTVTVPLVGAFASRALVSDKAEDGTATVAVIQGNVPRLGLDFNAQRRAVLDYHAKETERLAAEVKAGKVARPDFVLWPENSSDIDPFANSDARAVIDRAAAAIGAPISVGGVVERDGRLYNEQILWDPEKGPVDTYDKRQIQPFGEYLPLRSLIGAINSEWTSMVRQDFSRGSEPGVFTMDGAKVGLVTCYEAAFDWAVRSEVTDGAQLISVPSNNATFDRSEMTYQQLAMSRVRAVEHSRTVTVPVTSGVSAIIMPDGRITQKTGMFVPDSLVQKVPLRSSQTPATRLGIAPEMLLVLVAAGGLGWAIGAGVRGRRAGGV from the coding sequence GTGACCGTCACCGCCACTCCCGTAGACGAGCCGGAACAGCTCGAACCCCAGGCCACGCCCGTCTCCCGGGTGTCCCGCTGGGTCCATCGGCTCCTTCCGGCCGCCGCCGCGGCGCTCTCCGGGGTGCTGCTCTACGTCAGCTTCCCGCCGCGCACCCTGTGGTGGCTGGCCCTGCCCGCCTTCGCGGTGTTCGGCTGGGTGCTGCGCGGGAGGAGCTGGAAGGCGGGCCTCGGCCTCGGCTATCTCTTCGGCGCCGGGTTCCTGCTGCCGCTGCTGGTGTGGACCGGTGTGGAGGTCGGCCCCGGCCCGTGGCTGGCGCTCGCCCTGATCGAGGCGGTGTTCGTGGCGCTCGTCGGCGCGGGCGTCGCCGTCGTGTCGAAGCTGCCGGGCTGGCCGGTGTGGGCGGCTGCCCTGTGGATCGCTGGGGAGGCGGCACGCGCGCGTGCCCCGTTCAGCGGGTTCCCCTGGGGCAAGATCGCCTTCGGCCAGGCCGACGGCGTCTTCCTGCCGCTCGCCGCGCTCGGCGGCACCCCCGTCCTCGGCTTCGCGGTCGTCCTGTGCGGCTTCGGTCTGTACGAGGTGGTGCGTCTGGTCGTGGCGAACCGGGGCGGCGGCGAGGCCGTGCGCCGGAGCGCCGCGATCGTGGCCGCGCTGACCGTCACGGTCCCGCTGGTGGGCGCCTTCGCCTCCCGCGCGCTGGTGAGCGACAAGGCGGAGGACGGCACCGCGACCGTCGCCGTCATCCAGGGCAATGTGCCGCGACTGGGCCTCGACTTCAACGCCCAGCGGCGGGCCGTGCTCGACTACCACGCCAAGGAGACCGAGCGGCTGGCCGCCGAGGTCAAGGCCGGCAAGGTCGCCCGGCCCGACTTCGTGCTGTGGCCGGAGAACTCCTCCGACATCGACCCCTTCGCCAACTCCGACGCCCGCGCGGTGATCGACCGGGCCGCCGCCGCCATCGGCGCACCCATCTCCGTCGGCGGTGTCGTCGAGCGGGACGGCAGGCTCTACAACGAGCAGATCCTCTGGGACCCGGAGAAGGGCCCCGTCGACACCTACGACAAGCGGCAGATCCAGCCGTTCGGTGAGTATCTGCCGCTGCGGTCGCTGATCGGCGCCATCAACAGCGAGTGGACGTCCATGGTCCGCCAGGACTTCAGCCGGGGCAGCGAGCCCGGTGTCTTCACCATGGACGGCGCCAAGGTCGGCCTCGTCACCTGCTACGAGGCGGCCTTCGACTGGGCCGTGCGCTCCGAGGTCACCGACGGCGCCCAGCTGATCTCGGTGCCGAGCAACAACGCCACCTTCGACCGCAGCGAGATGACCTACCAGCAGCTCGCCATGTCCCGGGTCCGCGCCGTCGAGCACAGCCGCACCGTCACCGTCCCGGTCACCAGCGGCGTCAGTGCGATCATCATGCCGGACGGCAGGATCACCCAGAAGACCGGAATGTTCGTCCCCGATTCGCTGGTGCAGAAGGTGCCGCTGCGCTCCTCGCAGACGCCCGCCACCCGGCTCGGCATCGCGCCCGAGATGCTGTTGGTGCTGGTCGCGGCAGGTGGGCTCGGCTGGGCCATCGGGGCCGGTGTGCGCGGGAGGCGCGCCGGTGGCGTGTAG
- a CDS encoding O-antigen ligase family protein: MGSTGTGSTAGASAAHERRNVSDVTGVLLLGACAAWSLVTATARGGRPEGVLLAVLAVAAGYAAGRICGALLPVVAPSAGALAGLGLAVTAPHTLAGSPLISPLGHTGATSALLALSAGAACCAAWAARSSGPRLALRLLTCGIAVTAAVLGSVTGFAACAGVLLCSLAAARMRHRGLGIAGLALGTALVTGTVWAIAEDALPAGLTDSLEGQLTPHRVLLWHDALGLVHDDPLLGAGPGRFGELSPTVARSVAADDKPHSAPLQLAAEQGLVGVALLAAVFGWILYVLWRTPRATPVVLTAGAALTALAAIAAVGNALSFTTVTAGAGLLAGMATARPLTDGFHTTDETDETEGVHGMEGVHGMDGVGEPGEPGLDDR, from the coding sequence TTGGGGTCGACGGGGACGGGGTCCACGGCCGGGGCGTCGGCCGCGCACGAGAGACGGAACGTCTCCGATGTCACGGGCGTACTGCTGCTCGGGGCGTGCGCGGCCTGGTCGCTGGTCACGGCGACGGCCCGGGGCGGCCGTCCGGAGGGTGTGCTGCTGGCGGTGCTCGCGGTGGCGGCCGGCTATGCGGCGGGCCGGATCTGCGGGGCCCTGCTGCCGGTGGTGGCACCGTCCGCCGGGGCGCTGGCCGGTCTCGGTCTGGCGGTCACCGCCCCGCACACCCTGGCGGGCTCCCCGCTGATCTCACCGCTCGGGCACACCGGAGCGACCTCCGCGCTGCTGGCCCTGTCCGCGGGCGCCGCCTGCTGTGCCGCCTGGGCGGCCCGTTCGTCCGGGCCCCGGCTGGCCCTGCGGCTGCTGACCTGCGGGATCGCGGTGACAGCGGCGGTGCTCGGCTCGGTCACCGGCTTCGCCGCCTGCGCCGGGGTGCTGTTGTGCTCGCTCGCGGCGGCCCGGATGCGCCACCGGGGTCTGGGGATCGCGGGGCTGGCGCTCGGCACCGCCCTGGTCACGGGGACGGTCTGGGCCATCGCCGAGGACGCCCTACCGGCCGGGCTGACCGACTCGCTGGAGGGTCAGCTCACCCCGCACCGGGTCCTGCTGTGGCACGACGCGCTCGGCCTCGTCCACGACGATCCGCTGCTGGGCGCGGGACCGGGCCGCTTCGGGGAACTCAGTCCGACGGTGGCGCGGTCGGTGGCGGCCGACGACAAGCCCCATTCGGCGCCTCTGCAACTGGCCGCCGAACAGGGTCTCGTCGGCGTCGCGCTGCTCGCCGCGGTGTTCGGCTGGATCCTGTACGTCCTGTGGCGGACCCCCCGCGCCACACCGGTCGTCCTCACCGCGGGCGCGGCGCTGACCGCGCTGGCCGCGATCGCGGCGGTCGGCAACGCGCTCAGCTTCACGACGGTGACGGCGGGCGCGGGCCTGCTCGCGGGCATGGCGACGGCCCGGCCCCTGACGGACGGGTTCCACACGACGGACGAGACGGACGAGACGGAAGGGGTGCACGGAATGGAAGGGGTGCACGGGATGGACGGCGTCGGCGAACCCGGGGAACCCGGTCTCGACGACCGGTAG
- a CDS encoding glutamate racemase, which produces MKIALMDSGIGLLPAAAAVRRLRPDADLVISSDPDGMPWGPRTPEDLTERALAVAEAAAAHRPDALIVGCNTASVHALPALRALLEPGLPVIGTVPAIKPAASGGGPFTIWATPATTGSPYQRGLIEEFADGVPVTEVPCWGLAEAVEHADDAAIDTAIAAAAALTPEDVTTVVLGCTHYELVAARIRAAVQQPGRPPRVLHGSAGAVAAQALRRIGELPKPEADWTGSTLTVVLSGREGSLPAPALAYEEGRLLGTTAAALAVHPEQ; this is translated from the coding sequence GTGAAGATCGCGCTCATGGACTCCGGTATCGGTCTGCTCCCCGCCGCCGCCGCGGTACGGCGGCTGCGGCCCGACGCCGATCTCGTGATCTCCTCGGACCCCGACGGCATGCCCTGGGGGCCGCGCACCCCCGAGGACCTGACGGAGCGCGCCCTCGCCGTCGCCGAGGCGGCGGCGGCCCACCGGCCCGACGCCCTGATCGTCGGCTGCAACACCGCGTCCGTGCACGCCCTGCCCGCCCTGCGCGCCCTCCTCGAACCCGGACTGCCGGTCATCGGCACGGTCCCGGCGATCAAGCCGGCCGCGTCCGGCGGCGGCCCCTTCACCATCTGGGCGACGCCCGCCACCACCGGCAGCCCCTATCAGCGGGGCCTCATCGAGGAGTTCGCCGACGGGGTGCCGGTCACCGAGGTCCCCTGCTGGGGACTGGCCGAAGCCGTGGAGCACGCCGACGACGCCGCGATCGACACCGCCATCGCCGCCGCCGCGGCGCTGACCCCCGAGGACGTGACGACCGTCGTCCTCGGCTGCACCCACTACGAACTGGTCGCCGCACGCATCCGCGCGGCCGTCCAGCAGCCCGGCCGGCCGCCCCGCGTGCTGCACGGCAGCGCCGGCGCCGTCGCCGCGCAGGCGTTGCGCCGCATCGGCGAACTGCCGAAGCCCGAGGCCGACTGGACCGGGTCGACCCTCACCGTCGTCCTCAGCGGACGCGAGGGGTCGCTGCCCGCCCCGGCCCTCGCCTACGAGGAGGGCCGACTGCTCGGCACGACCGCTGCCGCACTGGCCGTCCACCCGGAGCAGTGA
- a CDS encoding glycosyltransferase has product MSAFAWIAAGSLTAWLWLLLGQGFFWRTDVRLPPRRDPDDWPYVCVVVPARDEAAVLPESLPSLLAQDYPGRAEVLLVDDGSSDGTGDLAHDLSRRFGGLPLTVSSPGEPPAGWTGKLWAVRHGMELAHARGPEFLLLTDADIAHRPDSLRALVAAARTGGFHLVSQMARLRAESVWERLVVPAFVYFFAQLYPFRWIGVRGARTAAAAGGCVLLSAAAAGRARIPDAIRQSVIDDVALARAVKRSGGHIWLGLAERVDSVRPYPGLRDLWHMVARSAYAQLRHSPPLLLGTVLGLALVYLVPPVALLTGVATGDTATALLGGVAWLVMAATYLPMLRHYGQPVGLAPLLPFTAFLYLLMTVDSAVRHHRGVGAAWKGRTYARPEPVPDEG; this is encoded by the coding sequence GTGAGCGCCTTCGCCTGGATCGCCGCCGGATCACTCACCGCCTGGCTGTGGCTGCTGCTCGGCCAGGGCTTCTTCTGGCGCACCGATGTGCGCCTGCCACCCCGCCGGGACCCGGACGACTGGCCGTACGTCTGTGTCGTCGTCCCCGCCCGTGACGAGGCCGCCGTCCTGCCCGAGAGCCTGCCGTCGCTGCTGGCCCAGGACTATCCCGGCCGGGCCGAGGTCCTCCTGGTGGACGACGGCAGCTCGGACGGCACCGGTGACCTGGCCCATGACCTGTCCCGGCGCTTCGGCGGGCTGCCCCTGACGGTGTCCTCGCCCGGGGAGCCGCCCGCCGGCTGGACGGGCAAGCTGTGGGCCGTACGGCACGGGATGGAGCTGGCACACGCGCGTGGGCCCGAGTTCCTGCTGCTGACGGACGCGGACATCGCGCACCGGCCGGACAGTCTGCGCGCGCTGGTGGCCGCCGCGCGCACCGGCGGCTTCCACCTCGTCTCCCAGATGGCCCGGCTGCGCGCCGAGAGCGTGTGGGAGCGGCTGGTGGTGCCCGCCTTCGTCTACTTCTTCGCCCAGCTGTATCCGTTCCGGTGGATCGGCGTACGGGGTGCGCGCACGGCCGCGGCGGCGGGCGGCTGTGTGCTGCTGAGCGCCGCGGCGGCCGGGCGGGCGCGCATCCCGGACGCGATCCGGCAGTCGGTCATCGACGACGTGGCGCTGGCCCGCGCGGTCAAGCGGAGCGGCGGCCACATCTGGCTGGGGCTGGCGGAGCGGGTGGACAGCGTGCGCCCCTACCCCGGGCTGCGCGATCTGTGGCACATGGTCGCGCGCAGCGCCTACGCCCAGTTGCGGCACAGCCCGCCGCTGCTGCTCGGCACGGTCCTCGGCCTCGCCCTGGTCTACCTCGTCCCGCCGGTCGCGCTCCTGACGGGGGTGGCCACGGGGGACACGGCGACGGCGCTCCTCGGCGGTGTGGCCTGGCTGGTGATGGCGGCGACGTACCTGCCGATGCTCCGCCACTACGGTCAGCCGGTCGGGCTCGCTCCGCTGCTGCCGTTCACCGCGTTCCTGTATCTGCTGATGACGGTCGACTCGGCGGTGCGGCACCACAGGGGCGTAGGCGCGGCCTGGAAGGGCCGCACCTACGCGCGCCCGGAGCCGGTGCCGGACGAGGGTTAG
- a CDS encoding TerD family protein: MSMPKGSNTAVPTTALRVELGRRSGPGLPDTDASALLLVGGKVRSDADFVFYNQPAHSSGAVRHEGKRDTGGQVTESLLVDLARVEPTVETVVLAASADGGTFGQVPGLHIRVLDERAGTELARYDSTDAGAETAFVLGEFYRRQGAWKFRAVGQGYSSGLEGLATDFGISVDEPQHTTAAAPAPAPAPVAPPVTARPVTAPPSPPAPPAAPPAPVRLTKVTLTKDAPAVSLAKQGGTSGAMRVNLNWEVRKQFKGWGSKLGRAVAMHADLDLDLCALFELSDGSKGVVQALGNAFGSLRQPPFIHLDGDDRTGAVSSGENLTINLDHQQYFRRILIFVTIYEGARSFADLHATVTLQPQHGAPIDFSLDECTVPSTVCALALITSQGGDLIVQREARYLVPERGVSPQRTVDYAYGWGMNWTPGRK, from the coding sequence ATGTCAATGCCGAAAGGATCGAACACGGCGGTGCCGACCACGGCGCTGCGCGTGGAACTGGGCCGGCGCTCCGGACCGGGCCTGCCCGACACGGACGCCTCGGCGCTGTTGCTCGTCGGCGGAAAAGTGCGCTCGGACGCCGACTTCGTCTTCTACAACCAGCCCGCCCACTCCTCCGGCGCGGTCCGGCACGAGGGCAAACGGGACACCGGCGGGCAGGTGACCGAGTCGCTGCTCGTCGACCTCGCGCGCGTGGAGCCCACCGTCGAGACCGTGGTGCTGGCCGCCTCGGCGGACGGCGGCACCTTCGGGCAGGTGCCCGGACTGCACATCCGGGTCCTCGACGAACGGGCGGGCACCGAGCTCGCGCGCTACGACAGCACCGACGCCGGCGCCGAAACCGCTTTCGTACTCGGCGAGTTCTACCGCCGTCAGGGCGCCTGGAAGTTCCGCGCCGTGGGCCAGGGCTACAGCAGCGGACTGGAAGGCCTCGCCACCGACTTCGGCATCTCCGTGGACGAACCGCAGCACACCACGGCGGCGGCACCCGCACCGGCGCCCGCGCCCGTCGCTCCGCCCGTGACCGCCCGCCCCGTCACCGCTCCGCCCTCGCCGCCCGCCCCGCCCGCCGCGCCCCCGGCTCCGGTCCGGCTCACCAAGGTCACGCTCACCAAGGACGCCCCGGCGGTCTCCCTGGCCAAACAGGGCGGCACCTCCGGCGCGATGCGCGTGAACCTCAACTGGGAGGTGCGCAAACAGTTCAAGGGGTGGGGCAGCAAGCTGGGCCGGGCCGTCGCCATGCACGCGGACCTCGACCTCGACCTGTGCGCCCTGTTCGAACTCTCCGACGGCAGCAAGGGAGTCGTCCAGGCGCTCGGCAACGCCTTCGGCTCGCTGCGCCAGCCGCCGTTCATCCACCTCGACGGCGACGACCGCACCGGCGCCGTCAGCAGCGGCGAGAACCTCACCATCAACCTCGACCACCAGCAGTACTTCCGGCGCATCCTCATCTTCGTCACCATCTACGAGGGAGCCCGCTCCTTCGCCGACCTGCACGCGACGGTCACCCTCCAGCCGCAGCACGGCGCCCCCATCGACTTCTCCCTCGACGAGTGCACCGTCCCCTCCACCGTCTGCGCCCTCGCCCTCATCACCAGCCAGGGCGGGGACCTCATCGTCCAGCGTGAGGCCCGCTACCTCGTCCCCGAACGCGGAGTGAGCCCGCAGCGCACGGTCGACTACGCCTACGGGTGGGGCATGAACTGGACGCCCGGCAGGAAATAG